In a single window of the Ancylobacter polymorphus genome:
- a CDS encoding glutathione S-transferase family protein, protein MSGTDDAPAERPRVFGTADSVYVRIVRLTLIEKGVDHELVPVDPFAPEGVPPAYRARHPFGRIPAFEHDGFRLFEAGAIARYVDEAFKGPALLPEGVKARARANQIISIADSYAYRPMVWGVYVERVEKPAQGEPSDEARLAAALAEADVCLAALAALMEGGPFLAGPRLSLADLHLAPMISYFQQAPEGAARLAAHPGLAQWWARMSARPSLRQLGLCAG, encoded by the coding sequence GTGAGCGGCACGGACGACGCACCGGCCGAGCGCCCCCGCGTGTTCGGCACGGCGGACAGCGTCTATGTCCGCATCGTCCGCCTGACGCTGATCGAGAAGGGCGTCGACCACGAATTGGTGCCGGTCGATCCCTTCGCGCCGGAAGGCGTGCCGCCCGCCTACCGCGCGCGCCACCCCTTCGGCCGGATTCCTGCCTTCGAGCATGACGGCTTCCGTCTCTTCGAGGCCGGCGCCATCGCCCGCTATGTCGATGAAGCCTTCAAGGGCCCTGCCCTCCTGCCCGAAGGCGTGAAGGCGCGGGCCCGCGCCAACCAGATCATCAGCATCGCCGATTCCTACGCTTATCGGCCAATGGTCTGGGGGGTCTATGTCGAGCGGGTGGAAAAGCCGGCGCAGGGAGAGCCAAGCGATGAGGCCCGCCTCGCCGCCGCGCTCGCCGAGGCGGATGTCTGTCTCGCCGCCCTTGCGGCGCTCATGGAGGGTGGGCCGTTCCTCGCCGGTCCCCGGCTGAGCCTTGCCGATCTCCATCTCGCGCCGATGATTTCCTATTTCCAGCAGGCACCGGAAGGCGCGGCGCGGCTCGCCGCCCATCCCGGCCTTGCGCAGTGGTGGGCGCGCATGAGCGCCCGCCCATCGCTGCGGCAGCTCGGCCTTTGCGCCGGCTGA
- the tlpA gene encoding thiol:disulfide interchange protein TlpA has protein sequence MTERPEDAAAPAGGVPPRRTGRFALMLAAALVLGAIVGLAGVYGIGGGARNAVATGPAAPAPVVVADEAGEVDSECSVASAAGKRLATFATGELAAFAPTEKPTRIPDLAFLDPEGKPTRLSQVGGDGLRLVNIWATWCVPCRKEMPALDQLQGELGAKGAGGQPGFEVITVNIDTRDAAKPKAFFEETGLKHLALYTDPKAQAFQDLRVVGRGFGLPTTMLIDAKGCELGHIAGPAEWASPDAVALVKAALAETGKAP, from the coding sequence ATGACCGAACGACCTGAGGACGCCGCTGCACCGGCGGGCGGGGTTCCGCCGCGCCGCACGGGCCGCTTCGCCCTCATGCTGGCGGCCGCGCTGGTGCTGGGCGCCATTGTCGGGCTGGCAGGCGTATACGGGATTGGGGGCGGGGCGCGCAACGCCGTTGCCACCGGGCCCGCCGCGCCGGCGCCGGTCGTCGTGGCCGATGAGGCCGGTGAGGTGGATAGTGAGTGCAGTGTGGCCAGTGCGGCCGGCAAAAGGCTGGCCACGTTCGCCACCGGCGAACTCGCCGCCTTCGCCCCGACTGAAAAGCCGACCCGCATCCCCGATCTCGCCTTCCTTGATCCCGAGGGCAAGCCGACCCGGTTGTCGCAGGTCGGCGGCGACGGTTTGAGGCTCGTCAACATCTGGGCCACCTGGTGCGTGCCCTGCCGCAAGGAGATGCCGGCGCTCGACCAGCTGCAGGGCGAACTCGGCGCCAAGGGCGCCGGAGGTCAGCCGGGCTTCGAGGTCATCACCGTGAACATCGACACGCGCGACGCCGCCAAGCCGAAGGCCTTCTTCGAAGAGACGGGGCTCAAGCATCTCGCGCTCTATACCGATCCCAAGGCGCAGGCGTTCCAGGATCTGCGCGTGGTCGGGCGCGGCTTCGGCCTGCCCACCACCATGCTGATCGACGCGAAGGGCTGCGAGCTCGGCCACATCGCCGGCCCGGCGGAATGGGCGAGCCCGGACGCGGTGGCGCTGGTGAAGGCGGCGCTGGCGGAGACGGGCAAGGCCCCCTAG
- the argH gene encoding argininosuccinate lyase has product MSNKMWGGRFETGPDAIMEEINASIGFDQRLYAQDIAGSKAHASMLAAQGIIDKADAEKIAAGLDTILSEIEAGDFTFQRALEDIHMNVESRLATLLGPAAGRLHTARSRNDQVATDFRLYVRDTIDTLDGQIRDLQQALVEKALIHSGTVMPGFTHLQTAQPVTFGHHLLAYVEMLGRDRGRLRDARARLNECPLGAAALAGTSFPIDRFATAAALGFDRPTANSLDSVSDRDFVLETLAAASIAAMHLSRFAEEIVIWTSPLVGLMKLSDRFTSGSSIMPQKRNPDAAELVRAKIGRIAGAFNGLLMVMKGLALAYAKDMQEDKEGAFDAFSTLSLMIAATAGMVRDMVPDETRMKAAAGSGYSTATDLADWLVRVLGLPFREAHHVTGRIVALASARNAPLHKLTLAEMQSVEPRITGEVFGVLSVAKSVASRVSYGGTAPKNVRAQAKRWLKQLAK; this is encoded by the coding sequence ATGAGCAACAAGATGTGGGGCGGCCGGTTCGAGACCGGACCCGACGCGATCATGGAGGAGATAAACGCCTCCATCGGTTTCGACCAGCGCCTGTACGCGCAGGATATCGCGGGTTCGAAGGCGCATGCCTCGATGCTGGCGGCCCAGGGGATCATCGACAAGGCTGATGCCGAAAAGATCGCGGCGGGTCTAGACACGATCCTGTCAGAGATCGAAGCGGGCGATTTCACCTTCCAGCGGGCGCTGGAAGACATCCATATGAACGTGGAATCGCGCCTCGCCACATTGCTCGGCCCCGCCGCCGGCCGCCTCCACACCGCCCGTTCGCGCAACGACCAGGTGGCGACGGATTTCCGGCTCTATGTGCGCGACACGATCGATACGCTGGACGGGCAGATTCGCGATCTCCAGCAGGCACTTGTGGAGAAGGCGCTGATCCATTCCGGCACGGTCATGCCGGGCTTCACCCATTTGCAGACCGCCCAGCCCGTGACCTTCGGCCACCATCTTCTCGCCTATGTCGAGATGCTGGGCCGTGATCGCGGCCGGCTGCGCGACGCCCGCGCCCGGCTCAACGAGTGCCCGTTAGGGGCCGCCGCGCTGGCCGGCACCTCCTTCCCCATCGACCGCTTCGCCACCGCAGCCGCCCTCGGCTTCGACCGGCCGACGGCGAATTCGCTCGATTCCGTCTCCGACCGCGACTTCGTGCTGGAGACGCTGGCGGCCGCGTCCATCGCGGCGATGCACCTCTCCCGCTTCGCCGAGGAGATCGTGATCTGGACCTCGCCGCTGGTGGGGCTGATGAAGCTCTCCGACCGCTTCACCTCCGGCTCCTCCATCATGCCGCAGAAGCGCAACCCCGACGCGGCCGAGCTGGTGCGCGCCAAGATCGGGCGAATCGCCGGTGCTTTCAATGGCTTGCTGATGGTGATGAAGGGCTTGGCGCTGGCCTATGCCAAGGACATGCAGGAAGACAAGGAAGGCGCCTTCGATGCGTTTTCCACCCTGTCGCTGATGATCGCCGCCACGGCCGGCATGGTGCGCGACATGGTGCCGGACGAGACGCGGATGAAGGCCGCGGCGGGCTCGGGCTATTCCACCGCCACCGACCTCGCGGACTGGCTGGTGCGTGTGCTCGGCCTGCCCTTCCGCGAGGCGCATCACGTCACCGGCCGCATCGTCGCGCTCGCCTCCGCCAGGAACGCGCCGCTGCACAAGCTGACGCTGGCGGAGATGCAGAGCGTGGAGCCCCGCATCACGGGGGAAGTGTTCGGCGTGCTGTCGGTGGCGAAATCCGTGGCCAGCCGCGTTTCCTATGGCGGCACCGCGCCAAAGAATGTCCGCGCCCAGGCCAAGCGCTGGCTGAAGCAGCTGGCGAAGTAG
- a CDS encoding rhomboid family intramembrane serine protease, with translation MPRRARAALAIRCARAMLIPFNDDNPLEGITHAYVTWALIAVNVLVFVLVQHGYRAELDIPSAFGFGAIPAVVTHAAVLPEEYVRLPAELTLVTYMFLHGGWLHLAGNMAFLWVFGDNVEDALGHARFLLFYVLCGVAGGLAHSLAVPDSASPLVGASAGISGLVGAYLMLHPNVRIWVLMFLRVPLRVPAIWPLGAWIVFQLWSLFQSGDEETAWWAHIAGLVAGAVLIVFLRRPGVPLWVMTRDGTPDGRPPV, from the coding sequence GTGCCGCGTCGCGCCCGCGCCGCTCTCGCGATTCGCTGTGCCCGCGCCATGCTCATCCCGTTCAACGACGACAACCCGCTGGAAGGCATCACCCACGCCTATGTTACCTGGGCGCTGATCGCGGTGAATGTGCTGGTCTTCGTGCTGGTGCAGCATGGCTACCGGGCCGAGCTCGACATTCCCTCCGCCTTCGGCTTCGGCGCCATTCCCGCCGTGGTGACGCATGCGGCGGTGCTGCCGGAGGAATATGTCCGCCTGCCGGCCGAGCTCACCCTCGTCACCTATATGTTCCTGCATGGCGGCTGGCTGCATCTCGCCGGCAACATGGCCTTCCTCTGGGTGTTCGGCGACAATGTCGAAGACGCGCTCGGCCATGCCCGCTTCCTGCTGTTCTATGTGCTGTGCGGCGTCGCCGGCGGCCTCGCCCATTCCCTCGCCGTGCCTGATTCGGCCTCGCCCTTGGTCGGCGCTTCGGCGGGGATATCCGGGCTGGTCGGCGCCTATCTGATGCTGCACCCCAATGTGCGGATCTGGGTGCTGATGTTCCTGCGCGTGCCGCTGCGCGTGCCCGCCATCTGGCCGCTCGGCGCCTGGATCGTCTTCCAGCTGTGGAGCCTGTTCCAGTCCGGCGACGAGGAAACCGCGTGGTGGGCGCATATTGCCGGGCTCGTCGCCGGGGCGGTGCTCATCGTCTTCCTGCGCCGGCCGGGCGTGCCGCTCTGGGTGATGACGCGCGACGGCACGCCGGACGGGCGCCCGCCAGTGTGA
- a CDS encoding DMT family transporter yields the protein MSASSPVHRTGLATTIAGPLPMAPSDWAALALLGVIWGGSFFFGKVAIAEIPPLTMVLTRVAIGALALWIIARARGIHLPLNRRLAGEFLLLAVIANIIPFGLIAWSQQHLPSGLSSILNAATPLFTVLVAQAFTHDEKFTLGKLIGVSLGFVGVAVMMGPALLGQLGGHELPAQLAAIGATVSYGFAAVYSRRFRHLPPLGIAMAQLATSSLLLLPAVALIDRPWNLPAPSTPVIGALLGLGVLSTGLAYILYFRIVGRNGATNISLVTFLVPVSAILLGALVLGEALEPREFAGFAIIALGLAAIDGRPARWVRGKMG from the coding sequence ATGTCCGCGTCGAGCCCCGTCCACCGCACCGGGCTCGCCACGACCATCGCCGGCCCGCTGCCGATGGCGCCTTCCGACTGGGCGGCGCTGGCGCTGCTCGGGGTGATCTGGGGCGGTTCCTTCTTCTTCGGCAAGGTGGCGATCGCCGAGATTCCCCCGCTCACCATGGTGCTCACCCGCGTCGCCATCGGCGCGCTGGCGCTGTGGATCATTGCCCGGGCGCGCGGCATCCATCTGCCGCTGAACCGGCGGCTGGCGGGCGAGTTCCTGCTGCTGGCGGTGATCGCCAACATCATTCCGTTCGGGCTGATCGCCTGGTCGCAGCAGCATCTGCCGAGCGGGCTGTCCTCCATCCTCAATGCGGCGACGCCGCTGTTCACCGTGCTGGTGGCGCAGGCCTTCACCCATGACGAGAAGTTCACGCTCGGCAAGCTGATCGGGGTGAGCCTCGGCTTTGTCGGCGTCGCGGTCATGATGGGGCCGGCGCTGCTCGGCCAGCTTGGCGGGCACGAATTGCCGGCGCAGCTCGCCGCCATCGGCGCGACGGTGTCCTATGGCTTCGCGGCGGTGTATTCCCGGCGCTTCCGGCATCTGCCGCCGCTCGGCATCGCCATGGCGCAGCTGGCGACCTCCAGCCTGCTGCTGCTGCCGGCGGTGGCGCTCATCGACCGGCCGTGGAACCTGCCGGCGCCCTCAACGCCGGTTATCGGCGCGCTGCTCGGCCTCGGCGTGCTCTCCACCGGCCTCGCCTATATCCTGTATTTCCGCATCGTCGGCCGCAACGGGGCGACCAATATCTCGCTGGTGACGTTCCTGGTGCCGGTGAGTGCCATATTGCTCGGCGCGCTGGTGCTGGGCGAGGCGCTGGAGCCGCGCGAATTCGCCGGCTTCGCCATCATCGCGCTGGGGCTGGCGGCGATCGACGGAAGGCCGGCGCGGTGGGTGCGGGGGAAGATGGGCTAG
- a CDS encoding 3-hydroxybutyryl-CoA dehydrogenase produces the protein MAFEIKRIGIIGAGQMGNGIAHVCALAGYDVVLNDLEADRIKSGLATINGNMSRQVAKGLYGEDEKKAALARIHGTDQAPDLAEVDLVIEAAVEKEEIKRRIFSSICPFLKPEAILATNTSSISITRLAASTDRPERFIGIHFMNPVPLMQLVELVRGIATEDETFELSKAFITRLGKTYAVAEDFPAFMVNRILLPMINEAIYTLYEGVGSVDAIDTAMRLGANHPMGPLQLADFIGLDTCLSIMQVLHEGLADSKYRPCPLLVKYVEAGWLGRKTQRGFYDYRGEKPVPTR, from the coding sequence ATGGCTTTCGAGATCAAGCGTATCGGCATTATCGGCGCCGGCCAGATGGGCAACGGCATCGCGCATGTGTGCGCGCTCGCCGGCTATGATGTCGTGCTGAACGACCTTGAGGCCGACCGCATCAAGTCCGGCCTCGCCACCATCAATGGCAACATGTCGCGCCAGGTGGCCAAGGGCCTCTATGGCGAGGACGAGAAGAAGGCGGCGCTCGCCCGCATCCACGGCACCGATCAGGCCCCCGACCTCGCCGAGGTCGACCTCGTCATCGAGGCGGCGGTGGAGAAGGAAGAGATCAAGCGCCGCATCTTCTCTTCCATCTGTCCGTTCCTGAAGCCGGAGGCGATCCTCGCCACCAACACCTCCTCCATCTCCATCACCCGGCTGGCCGCCTCCACCGACCGGCCGGAGCGCTTCATCGGCATTCATTTCATGAATCCGGTGCCGCTGATGCAGCTGGTGGAGCTGGTGCGCGGCATCGCCACCGAGGACGAGACCTTCGAACTCTCCAAGGCCTTCATCACCCGGCTGGGCAAGACCTATGCGGTGGCGGAGGATTTCCCCGCCTTCATGGTCAACCGCATCCTGCTGCCGATGATCAACGAGGCGATCTACACGCTCTATGAGGGCGTCGGCTCGGTGGACGCCATCGACACCGCCATGCGGCTGGGCGCCAACCACCCGATGGGCCCGCTGCAGCTGGCCGACTTCATCGGGCTGGATACGTGCCTCTCCATCATGCAGGTGCTGCATGAGGGGCTGGCCGATTCCAAATACCGCCCCTGCCCGCTGCTGGTGAAATATGTCGAAGCCGGCTGGCTGGGCCGCAAGACCCAGCGCGGCTTCTACGACTATCGCGGCGAAAAGCCGGTGCCGACCCGGTAG
- a CDS encoding twin transmembrane helix small protein: MDLVTIAKFIVLPIALGAVAVVLLLGLANMARGGSPQRSQKLMQWRVLLQAVALCFVLITIFLMHQG; this comes from the coding sequence ATGGACCTCGTCACCATCGCCAAATTCATCGTCCTGCCCATCGCCCTCGGCGCGGTGGCGGTGGTGCTGCTGCTCGGCCTCGCCAATATGGCGCGCGGCGGCTCGCCGCAGCGCTCGCAGAAGCTCATGCAGTGGCGTGTGCTGCTGCAGGCGGTGGCGCTGTGCTTCGTGCTCATCACCATCTTCCTGATGCATCAGGGCTGA
- a CDS encoding electron transfer flavoprotein subunit beta/FixA family protein, with amino-acid sequence MKILVPVKRVVDYNVKIRVKADGSGVELTNIKMSMNPFDEIAVEEALRLKEAGKATEVVAVSIGPVKTDETIRTALAMGADRGIWVKTDEAGIEPLTVAKLLKAIVAAEGPSLVILGKQAIDDDCNQTGQMLAALLGWPQATFASKVVIGEGTVDVTREIDGGLQTLRLALPAVLTTDLRLNEPRYASLPNIMKAKKKPIEEKTAAELGVDLAPRLEILATTEPAGRTGGIKVASAAELVGHLKQAGVL; translated from the coding sequence ATGAAGATCCTCGTGCCCGTGAAGCGGGTGGTCGACTACAACGTCAAGATCCGCGTCAAGGCCGACGGTTCCGGCGTCGAACTGACCAATATCAAGATGTCGATGAACCCGTTCGACGAGATCGCCGTCGAGGAGGCGCTGCGCCTCAAGGAGGCGGGCAAGGCGACCGAGGTGGTCGCCGTCTCCATCGGCCCGGTGAAGACCGACGAGACCATCCGCACCGCGCTGGCCATGGGCGCGGATCGCGGCATCTGGGTGAAGACGGACGAGGCCGGCATCGAGCCGCTCACCGTCGCCAAGCTGCTGAAGGCCATCGTCGCGGCCGAGGGCCCCTCCCTCGTCATCCTCGGCAAGCAGGCGATCGACGACGACTGCAACCAGACCGGCCAGATGCTCGCCGCCCTGCTCGGCTGGCCGCAGGCGACCTTCGCCTCCAAGGTCGTCATTGGCGAGGGCACGGTCGATGTCACCCGCGAGATCGACGGCGGCCTGCAGACGCTGCGCCTTGCTCTGCCGGCGGTGCTCACCACCGATCTGCGCCTCAACGAGCCGCGCTACGCCTCGCTGCCCAACATCATGAAGGCGAAGAAGAAGCCGATCGAGGAAAAGACCGCCGCCGAGCTTGGCGTCGACCTCGCCCCCCGGCTGGAAATCCTCGCCACCACCGAGCCCGCCGGCCGCACCGGCGGCATCAAGGTGGCTTCCGCGGCCGAGCTGGTCGGCCATCTCAAGCAGGCCGGAGTACTCTGA
- a CDS encoding TspO/MBR family protein — translation MKTLSFFRLVLAVGLCLGVGALGSLTTTPKIPTWYAGLVKPSWTPPDWAFPIAWTTLYVLMAVALWRLWQLHAPSPERRRAIGLWLAQLALNAIWSPIFFGLEAPGAALIVVVALWLAIAATIWACLRIDRIAAALLVPYLAWVSYATSLNAAIVALN, via the coding sequence ATGAAAACCCTCTCCTTCTTCCGCCTCGTCCTCGCCGTCGGCCTGTGCCTCGGCGTCGGCGCGCTCGGCTCGCTCACCACCACGCCGAAAATCCCCACCTGGTATGCCGGCCTGGTGAAGCCGTCCTGGACCCCGCCGGACTGGGCCTTCCCCATCGCCTGGACGACGCTCTATGTGCTGATGGCGGTGGCGCTGTGGCGGCTGTGGCAGCTGCACGCGCCCTCCCCGGAGCGCCGCCGCGCCATCGGCCTGTGGCTCGCGCAGCTGGCGCTCAACGCCATCTGGTCGCCGATCTTCTTCGGGCTGGAGGCGCCGGGCGCGGCGCTCATCGTGGTGGTGGCGCTGTGGCTCGCCATCGCCGCGACGATCTGGGCTTGCCTGCGGATCGACCGCATCGCCGCCGCGCTGCTGGTTCCCTATCTCGCCTGGGTGTCCTATGCCACCTCGCTGAACGCGGCCATCGTGGCCCTGAACTGA
- a CDS encoding cob(I)yrinic acid a,c-diamide adenosyltransferase, producing MVVLNRIYTRTGDDGSTALGTGERRPKYDLRVAAYGTVDETNAVIGVARLHTGADPALADIDAVLARIQNDLFDLGADLATPETGEDLGYTPLRIVAAQVDKLERDIDTLNAGLKPLRSFVLPAGTPAAAHLHVARTVCRRAERMAVELSATLGEFVGPEAVKYLNRLSDLLFVMSRLANARAAGEGEAGDVLWVPAAGRE from the coding sequence ATGGTCGTTCTCAACCGCATCTACACCCGCACCGGCGACGACGGCAGCACCGCGCTCGGCACCGGCGAGCGGCGGCCGAAATATGATCTGCGCGTCGCCGCCTATGGCACGGTGGACGAGACCAATGCGGTGATCGGCGTCGCCCGGCTGCACACCGGCGCGGACCCGGCGCTGGCCGACATCGACGCGGTGCTGGCGCGCATCCAGAACGACCTATTCGACCTCGGCGCCGATCTCGCCACGCCGGAGACGGGCGAAGACCTCGGCTACACCCCGCTGCGCATCGTCGCCGCGCAGGTCGACAAGCTGGAGCGCGACATCGACACGCTCAATGCCGGCCTTAAACCCCTGCGCTCCTTCGTGCTGCCGGCCGGCACCCCGGCGGCCGCGCATCTGCATGTCGCCCGCACCGTCTGCCGGCGCGCCGAGCGCATGGCGGTGGAGCTGTCCGCCACGCTCGGCGAGTTCGTCGGGCCGGAAGCGGTGAAATATCTCAACCGGCTCTCCGACCTGCTCTTCGTCATGAGCCGCCTCGCCAATGCCCGTGCCGCCGGCGAGGGCGAAGCCGGCGACGTGCTCTGGGTGCCGGCGGCGGGGCGGGAGTGA
- a CDS encoding YihY/virulence factor BrkB family protein: MFRAFDIAWDAFWRFVEDDGWAIASHIALSALMSLFPFLIFVTALAAFFDFKNLAEETVQLMLEAWPSQVADPIGREIRNVLTQVRTDVLTIGVVLAIYFSSNGIESLRIGLNRAYGMREARAWYWLRLESIGYVVVGAAGLLALSFLVVLGPVLWLAAVRYVPALEPFGWVITFLRYAATSVILIVALVVAHMWLPAGRRTLSQVLPGILVTLALWLAAGAAFGRYLAEFAGNYVTTYAGLASVMIALVFLYTTASIFVYGGELNAAIRRAREGRL; encoded by the coding sequence TTGTTTCGCGCCTTCGACATTGCCTGGGACGCCTTCTGGCGCTTCGTCGAGGATGATGGCTGGGCGATCGCCAGCCACATCGCGCTGTCGGCGCTGATGTCGCTGTTTCCGTTCCTCATCTTCGTCACCGCGCTGGCGGCGTTCTTCGATTTCAAGAACCTCGCCGAGGAGACGGTGCAGCTGATGCTGGAAGCCTGGCCCTCGCAGGTGGCGGACCCGATCGGCCGCGAAATCCGCAACGTGCTCACCCAGGTCCGCACCGACGTGCTGACCATCGGTGTGGTGCTGGCGATCTATTTCTCGTCCAACGGCATTGAGAGCCTGCGCATCGGGCTCAACCGCGCCTATGGCATGCGCGAGGCCCGAGCCTGGTACTGGCTGCGCCTCGAATCCATCGGCTATGTCGTGGTCGGCGCCGCCGGGCTGCTGGCGCTGTCCTTCCTCGTGGTGCTCGGCCCGGTGCTGTGGCTGGCGGCGGTGCGCTATGTGCCGGCGCTGGAACCCTTTGGCTGGGTCATCACCTTCCTGCGCTACGCCGCCACCTCGGTGATCCTGATCGTGGCGCTGGTGGTGGCGCATATGTGGCTGCCGGCGGGGCGGCGCACCCTGTCGCAGGTGCTGCCGGGCATATTGGTGACGCTGGCCTTGTGGCTCGCCGCCGGTGCCGCCTTCGGGCGCTACCTCGCCGAATTCGCCGGCAATTACGTCACCACCTATGCCGGCCTCGCCTCGGTCATGATCGCGCTGGTCTTCCTCTACACCACCGCCTCCATCTTCGTGTATGGCGGCGAACTCAACGCCGCCATCCGCCGCGCCCGCGAAGGCCGGCTCTGA
- a CDS encoding host attachment protein, with protein sequence MSTSYDKIRIEEGAWVVVCDGRKALILCNKGDATFPNLRTHEVHEQENPPTREQGTDQPGRVHQSVGSARSSVEPTDWQEEGERAFMRQVAGRLDAAVTAGEVKSLIIVAAPRALGALRPHLTKAVSDILAAEVDRDMVKLPVYEIEKHLAA encoded by the coding sequence ATGAGCACCAGCTACGACAAGATCCGGATCGAAGAAGGCGCGTGGGTCGTCGTCTGCGACGGGCGCAAGGCGCTGATCCTGTGCAACAAGGGCGACGCCACCTTCCCCAATCTGCGCACCCATGAGGTGCATGAGCAGGAAAACCCGCCGACCCGCGAACAGGGCACCGACCAGCCCGGCCGCGTGCACCAGTCCGTCGGCTCGGCGCGCTCCTCGGTCGAGCCCACCGACTGGCAGGAAGAGGGCGAGCGCGCCTTCATGCGGCAGGTCGCCGGCCGGCTCGATGCGGCGGTGACGGCGGGCGAGGTGAAATCGCTCATCATCGTCGCCGCCCCGCGCGCGCTCGGCGCGCTGCGCCCGCATCTCACCAAGGCGGTCAGCGACATCCTCGCCGCCGAGGTCGACCGCGACATGGTCAAGCTGCCCGTCTACGAGATCGAGAAGCATCTGGCCGCCTGA
- a CDS encoding electron transfer flavoprotein subunit alpha/FixB family protein, translating to MATLLFAEHDDASLNPVTARALTAALALGAPVHVLVAGENARPAAEAAAKLAGVAEVLLADDAAYAHRLAEPVAALGVSLAKDYGALVAPSTAFGKSVMPRIAALIDVMQVSDVIAVVSPDTFDRPIYAGNAIQRVRATDAVKVLTIRTASFAAAGEGNAAPIRTLGAAESAAGSSFLGEEIAASARPDLSAARIIVSGGRALGSAEQFHAIVEPLADELGAAVGASRAAVDAGYAPNDWQVGQTGKVVAPDLYVALGISGAIQHLAGMKDSKVIVAVNKDEDAPIFQVADYGLVGDLFEIVPQLKAEIAKAKA from the coding sequence ATGGCCACCCTGCTCTTTGCCGAACATGACGATGCCAGCCTGAACCCCGTCACCGCGCGCGCGCTCACCGCCGCGCTGGCGCTCGGCGCCCCGGTGCATGTGCTCGTCGCGGGCGAGAACGCCCGCCCCGCCGCCGAGGCTGCCGCGAAGCTCGCCGGCGTCGCCGAGGTGCTGCTGGCGGACGATGCCGCCTATGCCCACCGCCTGGCCGAGCCGGTGGCGGCGCTGGGTGTCAGCCTCGCCAAGGACTATGGCGCGCTGGTCGCCCCCTCCACCGCCTTCGGCAAGAGCGTGATGCCGCGCATCGCCGCGCTGATCGACGTGATGCAGGTCTCCGACGTGATCGCCGTTGTGTCGCCCGACACGTTCGACCGGCCGATCTATGCCGGCAACGCCATCCAGCGCGTGCGCGCCACCGATGCGGTGAAGGTGCTCACCATCCGCACCGCCTCCTTCGCCGCGGCCGGCGAGGGCAATGCCGCGCCGATCCGCACCCTCGGGGCGGCCGAATCCGCCGCCGGCTCCAGCTTCCTCGGCGAGGAAATCGCCGCCAGCGCCCGCCCGGACCTGTCCGCCGCGCGCATCATCGTCTCCGGCGGCCGCGCGCTCGGTTCGGCCGAGCAGTTCCACGCCATTGTCGAGCCGCTGGCCGACGAACTCGGCGCGGCGGTCGGCGCCTCGCGCGCCGCGGTCGATGCCGGCTACGCCCCGAATGACTGGCAGGTCGGCCAGACCGGCAAGGTGGTGGCCCCGGATCTCTATGTCGCGCTCGGCATATCGGGCGCCATCCAGCACCTTGCCGGCATGAAGGATTCCAAGGTCATCGTCGCCGTCAACAAGGACGAGGACGCGCCGATCTTCCAGGTCGCGGATTACGGGCTGGTGGGCGATCTGTTCGAGATCGTGCCGCAGCTCAAGGCCGAAATAGCTAAGGCAAAAGCCTGA